Proteins from a single region of Acidovorax sp. NCPPB 3576:
- a CDS encoding pilin gives MKRNLQKGFTLIELMIVVAIIGILAAVALPAYKDYTIKARAAEVVLAASQCRTTISEAVQTMRSDFVPSTTNAWGCEANTANAAGSGPTKMVQSITTTADGVITVTPNFTALGITTNAPTGTLTLTPYLNSTTALVPSTNAAHRGVQISEWRCTSSGDMAKYAPGSCK, from the coding sequence ATGAAGCGCAATTTGCAAAAGGGTTTCACCCTGATTGAATTGATGATCGTGGTGGCGATTATCGGTATTTTGGCTGCCGTGGCCCTGCCGGCTTACAAGGACTACACCATCAAGGCACGTGCTGCTGAAGTGGTGTTGGCTGCTTCGCAATGCCGCACGACCATCAGCGAAGCCGTGCAAACGATGCGTTCTGACTTTGTTCCTTCGACGACCAATGCTTGGGGTTGCGAAGCGAATACCGCCAACGCCGCTGGTTCCGGCCCGACCAAAATGGTCCAGAGCATCACGACCACGGCCGATGGCGTGATCACGGTGACGCCTAACTTCACCGCTCTTGGTATCACCACGAACGCGCCTACCGGTACCTTGACCCTGACCCCTTACCTCAACAGCACTACGGCCTTGGTTCCCTCGACCAATGCTGCGCACCGCGGCGTGCAGATTTCTGAATGGCGCTGCACCTCCTCGGGCGACATGGCGAAGTACGCGCCTGGCTCGTGCAAGTAA
- the sucD gene encoding succinate--CoA ligase subunit alpha: MSIYINKDTKVITQGITGKTGQFHTEKCQEYANGKNAFVAGVNPKKAGESIFNIPIYASVKEAASQTGATVSVIYVPPAGAAAAIWEAVEADLDLAICITEGIPVRDMLEVRNKMKAKEAAGGKKTLLLGPNCPGLITPDEIKIGIMPGHIHRKGRIGVVSRSGTLTYEAVAMLTEVGLGQSSAVGIGGDPINGLKHIDVMKAFNDDPDTDAVIMIGEIGGPDEAEAAQWCKANMKKPIVGFIAGVTAPPGKRMGHAGALISGGADTADAKLAIMEESGFIITRNPSELGKLLKAQLK; this comes from the coding sequence ATGTCGATCTACATCAACAAAGACACCAAGGTCATCACCCAGGGCATCACGGGCAAGACCGGCCAGTTCCACACGGAAAAGTGCCAGGAATACGCGAACGGCAAGAACGCCTTCGTGGCGGGCGTGAACCCGAAGAAGGCCGGCGAGTCGATCTTCAACATTCCGATCTACGCCTCGGTCAAGGAAGCCGCATCGCAGACCGGCGCCACCGTGTCGGTGATCTATGTGCCGCCCGCAGGCGCTGCCGCTGCCATCTGGGAAGCCGTCGAGGCCGACCTGGACCTGGCCATCTGCATCACTGAAGGCATCCCAGTGCGCGACATGCTCGAAGTGCGCAACAAGATGAAGGCCAAGGAAGCCGCCGGCGGCAAGAAGACCCTGCTGCTGGGCCCCAACTGCCCTGGCCTCATCACGCCCGACGAAATCAAGATCGGCATCATGCCCGGCCACATCCACCGCAAGGGCCGCATCGGCGTGGTCTCGCGTTCGGGTACGTTGACGTATGAAGCCGTGGCCATGCTGACAGAAGTCGGCCTGGGCCAGTCGAGCGCCGTCGGCATTGGTGGCGACCCCATCAATGGTTTGAAGCACATCGACGTGATGAAGGCCTTCAACGACGATCCCGACACCGATGCTGTCATCATGATCGGCGAAATCGGTGGTCCGGATGAAGCCGAAGCCGCTCAATGGTGCAAGGCCAACATGAAGAAGCCGATCGTGGGCTTCATCGCCGGCGTGACCGCTCCTCCCGGAAAGCGCATGGGCCACGCGGGCGCGCTGATCTCCGGCGGTGCCGACACGGCCGACGCCAAGCTTGCCATCATGGAAGAGTCGGGCTTCATCATCACCCGCAATCCTTCCGAACTGGGCAAGCTGCTCAAGGCCCAGCTGAAGTAA
- a CDS encoding M48 family metalloprotease — protein MAASLFIVSGVCGTTAVHAQAGLPTLGDSSDLTTAQERQLGDRIIRELYRDPDYIDDAVLNEYVDSIFQPLVKAARERGELSPELDERFAWEILLGRDRTVNAFALPGGYFGVHLGLIGVVSTRDELASVMAHELSHVTQRHISRLITQQNRQTPLMLGALVLGALAASKSPNAAQALMIGGQAVAVQSQLNFSRDMEREADRIGYGLMAPAGFAPQGFVAMFDKLQQANRINDNGSWPYLRSHPLTTQRIADMHSRIPPGGGAAAAPATPTLEHVMMAARARVLARPGVDVWRQWTTEPLGTGFAAQPLPRRAAAWYAAALSASQLQDVPAARTALRGLMEAVRGDAPAVRQAKLLSAEVEFAAGDFQAALQQLPPQATPPSSAHPTAQAGASPGRPEMLLRTQALLRTGNAQEMTGPLQTRVATHPHDATAWHLLAAVWQQQNHPLRAVRAEAEAHAARYDYQAAVDRFKAGQDLARKSGSRGGDAADYIDASIIETRLRAVDSLLKEQAAER, from the coding sequence GTGGCCGCTTCCCTTTTCATCGTGAGCGGTGTGTGCGGCACGACCGCCGTGCATGCGCAAGCGGGCCTGCCCACGCTGGGCGACAGCTCCGACCTCACCACCGCCCAGGAGCGCCAGCTCGGTGACCGCATCATCCGCGAGCTGTACCGCGACCCGGACTACATCGACGATGCCGTGCTCAACGAGTACGTGGACAGCATCTTCCAACCCCTGGTGAAGGCGGCCCGCGAGCGCGGAGAGCTGTCCCCCGAACTCGACGAGCGCTTCGCCTGGGAGATCCTGCTGGGCCGGGACCGCACGGTGAATGCCTTTGCGCTGCCGGGCGGCTACTTCGGCGTGCACCTGGGATTGATCGGTGTGGTCTCCACCCGCGATGAGCTGGCCTCCGTGATGGCCCACGAACTCAGCCACGTCACGCAGCGCCACATCTCGCGGCTGATCACGCAGCAGAACCGGCAGACGCCACTGATGCTCGGGGCCCTGGTCCTCGGTGCGCTGGCCGCCAGCAAGAGCCCGAACGCAGCGCAGGCGTTGATGATCGGTGGCCAGGCGGTGGCGGTGCAGAGCCAGCTCAATTTTTCGCGCGACATGGAGCGCGAGGCCGACCGCATCGGCTATGGGCTGATGGCGCCTGCGGGTTTTGCGCCGCAGGGGTTCGTGGCCATGTTCGACAAGCTGCAGCAGGCCAATCGCATCAACGACAACGGCAGCTGGCCCTACCTGCGCAGCCACCCGCTGACCACCCAGCGCATCGCAGACATGCATTCGCGGATACCGCCAGGGGGTGGCGCCGCCGCTGCACCGGCCACGCCGACGCTGGAACACGTGATGATGGCCGCCCGCGCCCGCGTGCTGGCGCGTCCGGGCGTGGATGTCTGGCGGCAGTGGACGACGGAGCCGCTGGGCACCGGCTTCGCTGCCCAACCACTGCCCCGCCGGGCGGCGGCCTGGTACGCGGCGGCGTTGAGCGCCAGCCAACTGCAGGATGTGCCTGCGGCGCGCACTGCGCTGCGAGGGCTGATGGAGGCGGTGCGCGGCGATGCGCCGGCAGTGCGGCAGGCGAAATTGCTCAGCGCAGAAGTCGAGTTCGCGGCCGGGGACTTCCAGGCCGCACTGCAGCAACTGCCGCCGCAGGCGACCCCGCCTTCCTCGGCGCACCCGACCGCCCAGGCCGGTGCGTCGCCGGGACGGCCGGAGATGCTGCTGCGCACGCAGGCCCTGCTGCGCACGGGCAATGCCCAGGAAATGACGGGCCCGCTGCAGACGCGGGTGGCGACGCATCCGCACGATGCCACAGCGTGGCATTTGCTGGCGGCGGTGTGGCAGCAGCAGAACCACCCGCTGCGCGCGGTGCGGGCCGAGGCCGAGGCGCATGCGGCGCGCTATGACTACCAGGCGGCGGTGGACCGCTTCAAGGCGGGCCAGGATCTGGCCCGCAAGAGCGGCAGCCGGGGGGGCGATGCGGCCGACTACATCGACGCGTCGATCATCGAGACCCGGCTGCGGGCCGTCGATTCACTTCTTAAGGAACAGGCCGCCGAGCGCTGA
- a CDS encoding FHA domain-containing protein, with protein MPKMIVSIDGVVIKEVQLTKERTTLGRRPYNDIVIDNLAVSGEHAVLHVSPDEVEIEDLGSTNGTHVNGQPVKRQPLRNGDTVEVGKYKIRFLQENDGENFEKTMIFKPGMVPPRPLTSRSAPLSGAGSSPAAVLSASIRVCSGAAAGREVALVKVVTTIGKPGVAVASITKRHHGFVLSHVEGAQRPQLNGTVMADEPVLLKSGDRLALAGTEMEFVQG; from the coding sequence ATGCCGAAAATGATCGTGTCGATCGACGGAGTCGTCATCAAGGAAGTCCAATTGACGAAAGAGCGCACGACCCTCGGCCGGCGCCCCTATAACGACATCGTTATCGATAATTTGGCGGTCAGCGGCGAACACGCCGTGCTCCATGTGTCGCCTGACGAGGTCGAGATCGAAGACTTGGGCAGTACCAATGGAACGCATGTGAACGGACAACCCGTCAAGCGTCAGCCGCTGCGCAACGGGGATACGGTGGAAGTGGGCAAGTACAAGATCCGCTTCCTGCAGGAAAACGACGGCGAGAACTTCGAGAAGACGATGATTTTCAAGCCGGGCATGGTGCCCCCCCGGCCGCTGACGTCTCGCTCTGCACCGCTCTCCGGGGCCGGGTCGTCTCCCGCTGCGGTACTGAGCGCGTCCATTCGGGTCTGTTCAGGGGCTGCGGCAGGGCGCGAGGTGGCATTGGTCAAGGTGGTGACCACCATTGGCAAGCCCGGCGTGGCGGTTGCATCGATCACCAAGCGGCACCATGGGTTTGTTCTGTCGCACGTGGAAGGCGCGCAACGCCCTCAGTTGAATGGCACGGTGATGGCGGATGAGCCGGTACTCTTGAAGAGTGGTGATCGGTTGGCCCTTGCAGGGACGGAGATGGAGTTTGTCCAGGGCTGA
- a CDS encoding phage holin family protein, which yields MKLLLKWLLSAAALLFVAYVYSGVEVKSFTSALIAAFVIGLFNVVLRPVLVVLTLPVTVLTIGLFLFVINALMFWAAATVLGDGFQVRGFAAALIGSLIYSVLGVLIESALGGLFLKK from the coding sequence ATGAAACTCCTCCTCAAGTGGTTGCTCAGCGCTGCGGCGCTGCTGTTCGTGGCCTATGTGTACAGCGGGGTGGAGGTGAAAAGCTTCACCAGCGCGCTCATCGCCGCCTTCGTCATCGGCCTGTTCAATGTCGTGCTGCGGCCCGTGCTCGTGGTGCTGACCCTGCCGGTCACCGTGCTCACCATCGGGCTTTTTCTCTTCGTCATCAACGCGCTCATGTTCTGGGCCGCCGCCACGGTGCTGGGCGACGGATTCCAGGTGCGGGGCTTCGCTGCTGCGCTGATCGGCTCGCTGATCTACTCGGTGCTGGGCGTGCTCATCGAATCAGCGCTCGGCGGCCTGTTCCTTAAGAAGTGA
- a CDS encoding Stp1/IreP family PP2C-type Ser/Thr phosphatase produces the protein MTLGIKLNYQFCARTDQGRVRSNNEDAVIADASAQLAVLADGMGGYNAGEVASGMATGLIHDQMTQWLAQAGAHAAPTEVRKALEDCVERANHAIFDASLSHPQYSGMGTTVVAGIFLGDRLILGHIGDSRCYCLRRGVLRQITRDHSWLQEQVDAGILTPQEAAISGQRNLVTRALGVESAVLVEINEFLVEPQDLFVMCSDGLTDMVEDDQIQALALVQEPLEDKAAHLIEAANARGGRDNISVLLVQAGTIERKRGLMSRFLRAD, from the coding sequence ATGACCTTGGGAATCAAGCTGAACTACCAGTTTTGTGCCCGGACCGACCAAGGCCGGGTGCGCTCGAACAACGAAGATGCCGTGATCGCCGACGCCAGCGCCCAGTTGGCGGTGCTGGCCGACGGCATGGGGGGCTACAACGCGGGCGAAGTCGCCAGTGGCATGGCCACGGGACTGATTCACGACCAAATGACCCAGTGGCTTGCCCAGGCGGGTGCCCACGCTGCGCCGACAGAAGTGCGCAAAGCCCTGGAAGACTGCGTGGAGCGTGCCAACCACGCCATCTTCGATGCATCGCTTTCCCATCCTCAATACTCCGGCATGGGCACCACCGTGGTCGCCGGCATTTTTCTGGGGGATCGCCTGATCCTCGGTCATATTGGCGATTCCCGGTGCTATTGCCTGCGCCGCGGCGTGCTGAGGCAGATCACACGCGACCATTCGTGGCTGCAAGAACAAGTGGATGCCGGCATCCTCACGCCGCAAGAAGCCGCGATATCGGGGCAACGCAATCTGGTGACGCGTGCCCTTGGCGTGGAAAGTGCTGTACTGGTGGAAATCAATGAGTTCCTCGTAGAGCCGCAGGATCTGTTCGTAATGTGTTCAGATGGCTTGACCGACATGGTCGAAGACGATCAGATTCAGGCGCTGGCGCTGGTACAGGAACCCCTGGAGGACAAAGCGGCCCACCTGATCGAGGCCGCCAATGCCCGGGGTGGCCGCGACAACATCAGCGTGCTGCTGGTTCAGGCGGGAACCATTGAGAGAAAGCGCGGCCTGATGTCGCGATTTTTGCGTGCCGATTAG
- a CDS encoding TerC family protein produces the protein MEFLHTTDFWIGLVKIVWINIILSGDNAVVIALAARSLPPHQQKKAIFWGSGAAVVLRIVLTVVAAKLLELSFLQIIGGCLLLWIGLQLMTDGDEDGEGAQSGGGLMTAVRTILIADLVMSLDNVIAVAAAAHGNMVLLILGLAISIPLVIFGSTLMIKLMERFPIIILFGAGLIGWVGGETIASDAALHDVVLAHPSLHYVAAVLGALFVVGAGKFLQARAQQNSAAAS, from the coding sequence ATGGAATTCCTGCACACGACCGACTTCTGGATCGGTCTCGTCAAGATCGTCTGGATCAACATCATCCTGTCCGGCGACAATGCCGTGGTCATTGCACTGGCCGCGCGTTCGCTTCCCCCGCACCAGCAGAAAAAAGCCATTTTTTGGGGCTCTGGCGCGGCCGTGGTTCTGCGCATCGTGCTGACCGTGGTGGCTGCCAAGCTGCTGGAGCTGTCGTTCCTGCAAATCATCGGCGGCTGCCTGCTGCTGTGGATCGGCCTGCAATTGATGACCGATGGGGACGAAGACGGCGAAGGCGCCCAATCGGGCGGCGGGCTCATGACGGCCGTTCGCACCATTTTGATTGCCGACCTGGTGATGAGCCTGGACAACGTGATCGCTGTGGCTGCCGCAGCGCATGGCAACATGGTGCTGCTGATCCTCGGTTTGGCGATCAGCATTCCACTCGTCATCTTCGGCAGCACGCTCATGATCAAACTCATGGAGCGCTTTCCCATCATCATTCTGTTCGGCGCAGGTTTGATCGGTTGGGTGGGCGGCGAAACCATCGCCAGCGATGCGGCACTGCACGACGTGGTGTTGGCCCATCCTTCCTTGCACTATGTGGCCGCCGTTCTCGGGGCGCTGTTCGTTGTGGGGGCGGGTAAATTCTTGCAGGCGCGCGCTCAGCAAAATTCGGCGGCAGCGAGTTAG
- a CDS encoding DUF3717 domain-containing protein, translated as MAVLHITDIEAAINHWRARSPSPDGVTLAPELVALAEVYALMVYWHEDEADEAGFPPAAMAAWRAWYETTPDTPCIAICSTSQGDEQCKGCGRSFAEVQHWLAMTPVEKRTVWRRITLESSAWRFNRYAERAAEGSKPADIQAPA; from the coding sequence ATGGCCGTCCTGCACATCACCGACATCGAAGCCGCCATCAACCATTGGCGCGCCCGGTCGCCGTCGCCCGACGGGGTGACGCTGGCGCCCGAGCTGGTGGCGCTGGCCGAGGTCTATGCGCTGATGGTGTACTGGCACGAGGACGAGGCCGACGAGGCGGGCTTTCCCCCGGCGGCGATGGCGGCCTGGCGGGCCTGGTACGAGACCACGCCCGACACCCCGTGCATCGCCATCTGCTCCACCAGCCAGGGCGACGAGCAATGCAAGGGCTGCGGCCGCAGCTTCGCCGAGGTGCAGCATTGGCTGGCGATGACGCCGGTCGAAAAGCGCACCGTGTGGCGAAGGATCACGCTGGAAAGTTCGGCATGGCGCTTCAATCGCTATGCGGAGCGCGCCGCGGAAGGCAGCAAGCCGGCCGATATCCAGGCCCCTGCCTGA
- a CDS encoding DUF2007 domain-containing protein, producing MLRLTQAPNIAIAILWADLLREGGMPASVQRQYLGAAAGHLPPDQCLPEIWLEHDEHAARARQLLQALQDLPQRRWLCGCGEMVEGGFEQCWQCGALMPQPAE from the coding sequence ATGCTCCGCTTGACCCAGGCCCCCAACATCGCGATCGCCATCCTGTGGGCCGATCTGCTGCGCGAGGGCGGCATGCCGGCGTCGGTGCAGCGGCAATACCTGGGTGCCGCCGCCGGGCACCTGCCGCCCGACCAGTGCCTGCCCGAGATCTGGCTGGAGCACGATGAGCATGCCGCCCGCGCGCGGCAACTGCTGCAGGCATTGCAGGATCTGCCCCAGCGCCGCTGGCTGTGCGGGTGCGGCGAAATGGTGGAAGGTGGGTTCGAGCAGTGCTGGCAGTGCGGCGCGCTGATGCCGCAGCCGGCGGAGTGA
- a CDS encoding PglL family O-oligosaccharyltransferase, which translates to MSSLKSLRMILGHAGLLLAWIAPDQVPPWTTYHHEFFMVVGVFLLMPWKHLLVFPPRIAILMLLWVICILLQAPMHGLSRDDMAAGLLFAVLFGMAAQQGAQAASTSLHHDLTYSVRSWCLVILVAAVISAVIGLAQWSGANLGLWMLESGGRAYANFGQPNHLATLLVMAIAVLVYLDGRGSLNRLVLVGIAMLLCCALAVSESRTGALSLALLCLLLVVFGRRAGLSKTLWWLLPCFLVFLLIYIHLDRIAPWFGGTALRTGIGLNPTGRLEIWKQMLWSLQQEPWLGFGWLRLGASHFAAASVFLSILNIDHAHNLLLDLLLWFGVPLGGLLIVAGGGWCARTVVDALGKKMSTNSLCCVAIILPIAVHSMLEYPYAYLYFSLSAGFFAGALEAEIGCAREFSKSTKRIYQGMVLAVLAVCAFIAVEYPKIEEDYRALRLENQFITSAEQRHTYHSPPRLLTQYGELIASQRNDAQAPDAGKSPELARRLAERFPWLSTHLHYYLALVRKDRCQEAAEQWKVYKVLFGRFGVLKAEEQIEKWSLQAACPSSRAEAMKP; encoded by the coding sequence ATGTCTTCCTTGAAGTCGCTGCGGATGATTTTGGGGCATGCGGGCCTGTTACTGGCCTGGATTGCCCCCGATCAAGTTCCTCCCTGGACCACCTACCACCATGAGTTCTTCATGGTGGTCGGAGTATTTCTTTTGATGCCGTGGAAGCATCTGCTGGTATTTCCGCCGCGCATTGCGATACTTATGCTCCTCTGGGTGATCTGCATTCTTCTGCAGGCCCCGATGCATGGCTTGTCGCGGGATGACATGGCTGCAGGGCTACTCTTCGCCGTACTTTTTGGAATGGCCGCTCAACAGGGCGCGCAGGCTGCTTCCACAAGTCTCCACCATGACCTGACCTACTCGGTCCGCTCCTGGTGTCTGGTCATTCTCGTTGCGGCTGTGATCAGTGCGGTGATCGGTCTGGCGCAATGGTCCGGTGCCAACCTGGGCCTCTGGATGCTGGAAAGCGGGGGCCGCGCCTATGCCAACTTCGGGCAACCCAACCATTTAGCGACGTTGCTGGTCATGGCTATTGCTGTCCTGGTCTATCTGGACGGGCGAGGTTCCCTGAACCGCTTGGTGCTGGTGGGGATAGCGATGTTGCTGTGCTGCGCGTTGGCGGTGTCGGAGTCCCGCACGGGAGCCCTCAGCCTGGCTCTCTTGTGCTTGCTGCTGGTGGTTTTTGGCCGGCGCGCGGGGCTTTCAAAAACCCTTTGGTGGTTGCTGCCCTGTTTTCTCGTGTTCCTGCTCATCTATATCCACTTGGACCGTATTGCGCCCTGGTTTGGCGGGACGGCACTGAGAACGGGAATAGGGTTGAATCCCACCGGGCGCCTGGAAATTTGGAAGCAGATGCTGTGGTCGCTTCAGCAGGAACCCTGGCTAGGTTTTGGCTGGCTGCGTTTGGGCGCGAGTCATTTTGCTGCCGCTTCTGTTTTTCTGTCGATCCTGAATATAGACCATGCCCATAACCTCCTGCTGGATCTGCTGCTGTGGTTCGGCGTACCGCTTGGAGGATTACTGATCGTTGCTGGTGGAGGTTGGTGCGCACGAACGGTAGTGGATGCACTGGGCAAAAAAATGAGCACGAATTCTCTGTGCTGCGTCGCGATCATTTTGCCCATCGCGGTGCACAGCATGCTGGAGTATCCATACGCCTATCTCTATTTCTCTCTGTCGGCAGGTTTCTTCGCTGGCGCACTCGAAGCGGAAATTGGTTGTGCAAGAGAGTTTTCAAAGAGTACCAAAAGAATCTATCAAGGGATGGTTTTGGCTGTCCTGGCAGTTTGCGCATTCATTGCTGTGGAGTATCCGAAGATCGAAGAAGATTACCGGGCATTGCGCCTGGAAAATCAATTCATCACCAGTGCCGAACAGCGCCATACATACCATTCGCCTCCCAGGTTGTTGACCCAATATGGCGAACTGATTGCAAGCCAGCGCAATGATGCCCAGGCCCCTGATGCGGGCAAATCTCCGGAGCTGGCACGCCGGCTGGCAGAGCGGTTTCCATGGCTTTCCACCCACCTTCACTATTACCTTGCCTTGGTCCGAAAGGACCGCTGCCAGGAAGCGGCGGAGCAATGGAAGGTGTATAAAGTACTGTTTGGGCGGTTCGGTGTCCTCAAGGCAGAAGAGCAGATCGAAAAATGGTCCTTGCAGGCCGCCTGCCCCTCAAGCCGCGCTGAGGCAATGAAACCTTGA
- the moaC gene encoding cyclic pyranopterin monophosphate synthase MoaC: protein MSDIPTTPPPSLTHFDAQGQAHMVDVGAKQATHRIAIACGHIEMLAETLALIESASTKKGDVLGVARIAGILAAKKTSDLIPLCHPLALTRVALEFELRTHESAVLCTATVETVGATGVEMEALTAVQVALLTIYDMCKAADKGMVIGGVRLLEKRGGKSGSFLEPASSVR from the coding sequence ATGAGCGATATCCCCACCACCCCTCCCCCCTCCCTCACCCACTTCGACGCCCAAGGGCAGGCCCACATGGTGGATGTCGGCGCGAAGCAGGCCACGCACCGCATCGCCATCGCCTGCGGCCACATCGAGATGCTGGCGGAAACGCTAGCACTCATCGAGTCCGCGTCTACCAAGAAAGGGGACGTTCTGGGCGTGGCGCGAATCGCCGGTATCTTGGCCGCCAAGAAAACCAGCGATCTGATCCCGCTGTGCCATCCGCTGGCCCTCACACGCGTTGCGCTGGAATTCGAGTTGCGCACGCACGAAAGCGCTGTGCTGTGCACGGCGACCGTCGAGACAGTAGGCGCCACCGGAGTGGAGATGGAGGCCCTCACTGCCGTCCAGGTGGCGCTCCTGACCATCTACGACATGTGCAAAGCCGCAGACAAGGGCATGGTCATCGGGGGTGTCCGCCTGCTGGAAAAGCGCGGAGGGAAGTCAGGCAGTTTCTTAGAGCCCGCCTCTTCAGTCCGCTGA
- a CDS encoding YaeQ family protein, whose product MAIKSTIFKANLQIADIDNSYYADHSLTLARHPSETDERMMVRLAALALNAHQLQAVCQGDGTLAFGAGLSDPDDPDVSLTDFTGRKRVWIEVGQPEDKPLTKACSKSDAVIVYCFHHAAEVWWKGIQTKLSRLEKLQVWRLPAEASQALAALAERSMQLQATVQEGALTLSSNLGSVHVEPERWK is encoded by the coding sequence ATGGCCATCAAGTCCACCATCTTCAAGGCGAACCTGCAGATCGCCGACATCGACAACAGCTACTACGCCGACCATTCGCTCACGCTGGCCCGCCACCCGAGCGAGACCGACGAGCGCATGATGGTGCGGCTGGCGGCGCTGGCCCTTAACGCCCACCAACTGCAGGCCGTGTGCCAGGGCGACGGCACCCTGGCCTTCGGCGCGGGGCTGTCCGACCCGGACGATCCGGACGTCTCCCTGACCGACTTCACCGGCCGCAAGCGCGTGTGGATCGAAGTCGGCCAGCCCGAGGACAAGCCGCTCACCAAGGCCTGCAGCAAGTCGGACGCCGTGATCGTGTATTGCTTTCATCACGCGGCCGAGGTGTGGTGGAAAGGCATCCAGACGAAGCTGTCGCGCCTGGAAAAGCTGCAGGTGTGGCGGCTGCCCGCCGAGGCCTCGCAGGCCCTGGCCGCGCTCGCGGAGCGCAGCATGCAACTGCAGGCCACGGTGCAGGAAGGCGCGCTCACCCTGAGCAGCAACCTGGGCAGCGTGCATGTGGAGCCCGAGCGCTGGAAGTGA
- a CDS encoding TerC family protein: MDFLTSPEFWVALGQIIIIDILLGGDNAVVIALACRKLPPAQRTKGIIWGTAGAIILRVVLIAFAMTLLALPFLKFVGALLLVWIGIKLLAPDEDGHGDVAGSDKLFAAIKTIIVADLVMSVDNVIAIAGAAQNAGEHSMLLVVLGLLISIPIIVWGSQLVIKLMERFPVIITVGGMLLGWIAGGMLVTDPIFVNTERWTWAPKLGTLDAQGLAVISDTLYWAAHIAGALLVLIVGKVIVSRRAAAAPATHG, translated from the coding sequence ATGGACTTCTTGACTTCACCCGAGTTCTGGGTCGCGTTGGGGCAGATCATCATCATCGACATCCTGCTGGGTGGCGACAATGCGGTCGTCATCGCGCTGGCTTGCCGCAAGCTGCCACCCGCCCAGCGAACCAAGGGCATCATCTGGGGCACCGCGGGCGCCATCATCCTGCGCGTCGTGCTGATCGCCTTCGCCATGACGCTGCTGGCACTGCCGTTCCTCAAGTTCGTGGGCGCGCTGCTGCTGGTGTGGATCGGTATCAAGCTGCTGGCACCGGACGAAGACGGCCATGGCGACGTGGCAGGCAGCGACAAGCTGTTCGCGGCCATCAAGACCATCATCGTGGCCGACCTGGTGATGAGCGTGGACAACGTGATCGCCATCGCCGGTGCCGCACAGAACGCCGGCGAGCACTCGATGCTGCTCGTGGTGCTGGGCCTGCTGATCTCGATCCCGATCATCGTCTGGGGCAGCCAGCTGGTCATCAAGCTCATGGAGCGCTTCCCCGTCATCATCACCGTCGGCGGCATGCTGCTGGGCTGGATCGCCGGCGGCATGCTGGTCACCGACCCGATCTTCGTCAACACCGAGCGCTGGACCTGGGCTCCGAAGCTGGGCACGCTCGACGCGCAAGGCCTGGCCGTGATCTCCGACACGCTGTACTGGGCCGCGCACATCGCCGGCGCCCTGCTGGTGCTGATCGTGGGCAAGGTCATCGTCTCGCGCCGCGCAGCAGCGGCTCCGGCCACCCACGGCTGA